One Sphingomonas limnosediminicola DNA segment encodes these proteins:
- a CDS encoding GlsB/YeaQ/YmgE family stress response membrane protein → MGIIVWLVVGGICGWLASLIMRTDAQQGVILNIVVGIIGAVIAGLLFGVNMNAGITIESFLYALIGAVILLAIVNLIRRGTVR, encoded by the coding sequence ATGGGTATCATCGTCTGGCTCGTCGTCGGTGGCATTTGCGGTTGGCTCGCCAGCCTCATCATGCGGACTGACGCCCAACAGGGTGTCATCCTAAACATCGTCGTCGGCATCATTGGTGCGGTCATTGCCGGTCTGCTGTTCGGCGTGAATATGAATGCCGGCATCACGATCGAAAGCTTCCTCTACGCGCTCATCGGTGCGGTCATCCTCTTGGCGATCGTAAACCTGATCCGCAGGGGTACGGTCCGCTAA
- a CDS encoding DUF1153 domain-containing protein: MLENQKIRPAQVIGPLGEPLTLDSLPPPSTTRWVVRRKAEVVAAVAGGLLSIDEACKRYTLSLEEFTSWQRAVDRSGMPGLRVTRIKQYRDQYERQQRY; encoded by the coding sequence ATGCTCGAGAACCAGAAGATTCGTCCGGCCCAGGTCATCGGACCGCTCGGCGAGCCGCTGACGCTCGATTCGCTGCCGCCTCCGAGCACGACGCGTTGGGTCGTCCGCCGCAAGGCCGAGGTCGTCGCCGCCGTTGCCGGTGGGCTGCTCAGCATTGACGAAGCGTGCAAGCGCTACACGCTGAGCCTCGAGGAATTCACGAGCTGGCAGCGCGCGGTGGACCGTAGCGGCATGCCCGGCCTGCGCGTCACCCGGATCAAGCAATACCGCGATCAGTACGAGCGCCAACAGCGCTACTGA
- the mnmA gene encoding tRNA 2-thiouridine(34) synthase MnmA: MRIDFQLGRPADEARIVVAMSGGVDSSVTAALAAQTGAEVIGVTLQLYDHGEAVRRSGACCAGQDIYDAKQVADRLGIAHYVLDYESRFREGVIDRFVDEYAHGRTPVPCASCNQGVKFVDLVQFARELDADCLATGHYVRRVVIGDRVELHKGADPRRDQSYFLYGTTREQLDFVRFPLGDLPKDDVRRIAGEVGLEVAAKPDSQDICFVPDGDYASLVKRVRPETQAPGDIIDLDGNILGTHRGVVHFTVGQRRGIEIGGQREPLYVIRIEPDARRIVVGPRRALAVGAMRVADWNWLGEDQTDVTAKVRSLAPAVAATRDGEWLRFDSAEFGVAPGQAAVLYEGSRLLGGGWIAETIGAEQKLDAAAA, encoded by the coding sequence ATGCGGATTGATTTTCAGCTTGGCCGTCCCGCGGACGAAGCCCGGATCGTCGTCGCCATGTCGGGCGGCGTCGACAGCTCCGTCACGGCCGCGCTCGCCGCGCAGACCGGCGCAGAAGTCATCGGCGTCACGCTTCAGCTCTACGATCATGGCGAGGCCGTGCGGCGGAGCGGCGCCTGCTGCGCGGGGCAGGATATCTACGATGCAAAGCAGGTCGCCGACCGGCTCGGCATTGCCCACTACGTGCTCGATTACGAAAGCCGCTTTCGCGAAGGCGTGATCGATCGCTTCGTCGACGAATATGCGCATGGCCGGACGCCCGTGCCCTGCGCGTCCTGCAACCAGGGCGTGAAGTTCGTCGACCTGGTCCAGTTCGCGCGGGAACTGGACGCGGATTGCCTGGCGACTGGCCACTACGTGCGGCGGGTCGTGATCGGCGATCGTGTCGAGCTTCACAAGGGAGCCGACCCGCGCCGCGACCAGAGCTATTTCCTCTACGGTACGACACGTGAGCAGCTCGATTTCGTGCGTTTCCCGCTGGGAGACCTGCCGAAGGATGACGTGCGGCGTATCGCTGGCGAGGTCGGACTGGAGGTCGCGGCCAAGCCGGACAGCCAGGACATCTGCTTCGTGCCCGATGGGGATTATGCCTCGCTGGTCAAGCGGGTGCGACCGGAGACGCAGGCGCCCGGCGATATCATCGATCTCGACGGCAACATCTTGGGCACGCACCGTGGTGTCGTGCATTTCACGGTCGGGCAGCGCCGGGGGATCGAGATCGGCGGCCAGCGCGAGCCGCTCTACGTCATCCGCATCGAGCCGGACGCCCGGCGCATCGTCGTTGGACCGCGCCGCGCGCTTGCCGTTGGCGCGATGCGCGTCGCGGACTGGAACTGGCTTGGCGAGGACCAGACTGACGTGACGGCGAAGGTGCGTTCGCTCGCGCCCGCGGTTGCAGCGACGCGCGACGGGGAGTGGTTGCGCTTCGACAGCGCCGAGTTTGGCGTCGCGCCGGGCCAGGCAGCGGTCCTTTACGAGGGCTCGCGTCTACTCGGCGGCGGCTGGATCGCCGAGACCATCGGCGCCGAGCAGAAGCTGGATGCCGCCGCCGCTTAG
- a CDS encoding NUDIX domain-containing protein — MPPPLSAGILLFRQREGGTEVLLIKPGGPFWRNKDAGAWMIPKGKIEPGERPAEAALREFEEETGTRLSTVPFALASVRQAGGKVVEAFAVEGDLDCDAIRSNDFEVEWPPRSGRRESFPEVEQARWMTLAEARDYMLPSQLPLLDALERKLQS, encoded by the coding sequence ATGCCGCCGCCGCTTAGTGCCGGCATCCTTCTCTTCCGTCAGCGCGAGGGCGGAACTGAAGTCCTGCTGATCAAGCCCGGCGGTCCGTTCTGGCGTAACAAGGACGCCGGCGCGTGGATGATTCCCAAGGGCAAGATCGAACCGGGCGAGCGGCCGGCGGAAGCCGCGCTTCGCGAATTCGAGGAAGAGACCGGTACGCGCCTGTCCACCGTTCCGTTTGCGCTCGCGAGCGTCAGGCAGGCGGGTGGCAAAGTCGTTGAGGCATTTGCGGTCGAAGGCGATCTCGATTGCGACGCGATCCGGTCGAACGATTTCGAGGTCGAATGGCCGCCGCGAAGCGGAAGGCGCGAGTCTTTCCCCGAGGTCGAGCAGGCGCGGTGGATGACGCTTGCCGAAGCGCGCGATTACATGCTTCCGAGCCAGTTGCCATTGCTCGACGCGCTCGAGCGCAAGCTCCAGTCATGA
- a CDS encoding alpha/beta fold hydrolase — translation MLFFFAALAAQALSAPTPPPPAPKSWPTKEGDVVLKDFRFRSGVSLPRLNMHYTTLGTPHRNAAGAIDNAVMALHGTGGTGQQFLRPQFADELYGPGQPLDIRRYWIILPDNIGHGKSSKPSDGLRMKFPKYDYDDMVDAQHRMLQSLGVAHLRLIMGTSMGCMHAFVWGEAYPAFASALMPMACEPVEIAGLNRMWRQLAINGIEADPAWQGGGYSAEPLTGLRAAQNLLFVAGGAPLFLQAQYSTRVKASEFAEQSVANALKSLDANDLIYQLDSSRNYNPWPRLEAITAPMMWINSADDFINPRNFTYPQEAVKRMSNAQFRLIPETAETHGHGTHTWAKFWKSDLSALLARSQ, via the coding sequence ATGCTGTTCTTTTTCGCCGCTCTTGCCGCCCAGGCCTTGTCCGCGCCTACCCCGCCGCCGCCCGCGCCCAAGAGCTGGCCGACGAAAGAGGGCGATGTCGTCCTGAAAGACTTCCGCTTCCGCAGCGGCGTGAGCCTGCCGCGCCTCAACATGCACTACACCACGCTCGGCACACCGCACCGCAATGCGGCGGGTGCGATCGACAACGCGGTGATGGCGCTGCACGGCACCGGCGGAACGGGACAGCAGTTTCTCCGGCCGCAGTTCGCCGACGAACTTTATGGTCCGGGGCAGCCGCTCGACATTCGTCGATACTGGATAATTCTCCCCGACAATATCGGGCACGGGAAATCGTCGAAGCCGTCCGACGGGCTACGGATGAAATTTCCGAAATATGATTACGACGACATGGTCGATGCACAGCATCGGATGCTGCAGTCGCTGGGCGTCGCGCATCTACGGCTGATCATGGGCACGTCGATGGGTTGCATGCACGCCTTCGTGTGGGGAGAGGCCTATCCGGCCTTCGCCAGCGCGCTGATGCCGATGGCATGTGAGCCGGTGGAGATCGCCGGGCTCAACCGCATGTGGCGCCAACTTGCGATAAACGGCATCGAGGCTGACCCCGCCTGGCAGGGGGGCGGATACTCCGCAGAGCCCTTGACCGGCTTGCGGGCGGCGCAGAACTTGCTGTTCGTCGCGGGCGGCGCGCCGCTGTTCCTGCAGGCGCAGTATTCGACGCGGGTGAAGGCGAGCGAGTTTGCCGAGCAGAGCGTGGCGAACGCGCTGAAGTCGCTGGATGCCAACGATCTCATCTACCAGCTGGATTCGTCGCGGAACTACAATCCCTGGCCAAGGCTGGAAGCGATCACGGCGCCGATGATGTGGATCAATTCGGCCGACGACTTCATCAATCCGCGCAACTTCACTTACCCTCAGGAAGCAGTGAAGCGTATGTCCAATGCGCAGTTCCGGCTGATCCCCGAGACCGCGGAAACGCATGGGCACGGCACGCACACCTGGGCGAAATTCTGGAAATCGGACCTCAGCGCGCTTCTGGCGCGGTCGCAGTAG
- a CDS encoding nuclear transport factor 2 family protein yields the protein MKFAAACVALAVVATPAPASPKSERAAILNVIQRMEAAWNRGDFRSYMAGFKSPDVIFVSGGKFQQGWQGTLDHYVRDYGGSPERRGKLHFYNMNVDLLAPDAAMLVGQYRLERGARITEGVNTRLFRKIRGRWLITMNHVSAYDVAPTATAPEAR from the coding sequence GTGAAGTTCGCAGCCGCGTGCGTCGCGCTAGCCGTCGTCGCCACGCCCGCGCCTGCCAGTCCGAAGAGTGAGCGCGCGGCGATCCTAAACGTCATCCAACGCATGGAAGCAGCTTGGAACCGCGGCGACTTCCGCAGCTACATGGCGGGCTTCAAGAGCCCCGACGTCATATTCGTCTCGGGCGGCAAGTTTCAGCAAGGTTGGCAGGGCACGCTCGACCATTATGTCCGCGACTATGGCGGGTCGCCGGAACGGCGCGGCAAGCTCCACTTTTACAATATGAACGTCGACCTGCTCGCGCCCGACGCCGCCATGCTGGTCGGCCAGTACCGGCTCGAGCGCGGCGCCCGTATCACCGAGGGCGTCAATACGCGCCTGTTCCGGAAAATCCGCGGCAGATGGCTCATCACGATGAACCACGTCTCCGCCTACGACGTCGCGCCTACTGCGACCGCGCCAGAAGCGCGCTGA
- a CDS encoding PhzF family phenazine biosynthesis protein, with amino-acid sequence MTTIPFFQVDAFAERPLTGNPAAVMPLDRWIDDALMQAIAAENNLSETAFTVPSERDDADFDLRWFTPVAEVELCGHATIASGHVLMTGGSVRFSTRAGILTVSRRDDLLELDLPAAPLTEVHEPELNRALGLPDLPAWLAEECNDAAIIEVADEQTVRDLEPDFIALRGIRRMAVVTARGTTEDIVDRVFVSYLGIDEDPVTGSAHAALTPYWAKRLGRNEFTALQASARTGLLNCRLQGNRAILGGKCHTVIEGQFQL; translated from the coding sequence TTGACGACGATCCCCTTCTTCCAGGTCGATGCCTTCGCCGAGCGCCCGCTGACCGGAAATCCCGCCGCCGTCATGCCGCTCGACCGCTGGATCGATGACGCGCTGATGCAGGCGATCGCGGCCGAGAATAATCTCAGCGAGACTGCGTTTACCGTTCCGAGCGAACGGGACGATGCCGACTTCGACCTGCGTTGGTTCACGCCTGTCGCCGAGGTCGAGCTTTGCGGCCACGCGACGATCGCGTCGGGGCACGTGCTGATGACCGGCGGATCGGTGCGCTTTTCGACCAGGGCCGGAATTCTGACAGTCAGCCGGCGTGACGATTTGCTCGAGCTCGACCTGCCGGCCGCACCGCTCACAGAAGTGCACGAGCCGGAGCTCAATCGCGCGCTCGGCCTCCCGGATTTACCGGCATGGCTTGCCGAGGAATGCAACGACGCGGCGATCATCGAGGTGGCCGACGAGCAAACCGTCCGCGATCTCGAGCCGGATTTCATCGCGCTGCGTGGCATCCGCCGAATGGCGGTCGTCACTGCGCGCGGCACGACCGAAGACATCGTCGACCGCGTGTTCGTGTCGTATCTCGGCATCGACGAGGATCCGGTGACCGGCTCCGCCCACGCCGCGCTGACCCCCTATTGGGCGAAGCGGCTTGGCAGGAACGAGTTCACCGCGCTTCAGGCCAGCGCTCGCACCGGCCTTCTCAATTGCCGCCTCCAAGGCAACCGCGCCATTCTCGGCGGCAAGTGCCACACGGTCATCGAAGGTCAGTTCCAGCTGTGA
- a CDS encoding cation diffusion facilitator family transporter, producing MTTAKTAAEHSTHSSRAALASVAVATILLIAKAWAAYRTDSTAMLGSLADTALDVLASLTTLAGVRIAAQPADHDHRFGHGKAEALVALAQVALISVSAAGIMWRAVDRLIHGSPTQAMADGIAVSVGAIVLTFGLLWYQRQVIERTGSVAIKTDNVHYKSDLFLNGSVIIALVLDQALHVAGADALFGIAIALWLMWGAWRASSEAIHQLMDREWPEEEREEFLAAAAEYPEFSGLHDLRSRKSGTLRFVQFHVWVPAHWTVQEAHDRLDRAEEELQKRFPHTEILIHVDPEGQTDRETLLPQEITEQAG from the coding sequence GTGACCACCGCCAAGACCGCGGCCGAACATTCGACGCATTCCTCGCGAGCCGCGCTTGCGAGCGTGGCCGTAGCGACGATCCTCCTTATCGCGAAAGCATGGGCGGCCTACCGGACGGACTCCACAGCGATGCTCGGGTCGCTTGCAGACACTGCGCTCGACGTACTCGCCAGCCTGACCACACTCGCCGGTGTCCGCATCGCTGCCCAGCCAGCGGATCACGATCATCGCTTCGGCCATGGGAAGGCGGAGGCTCTGGTCGCGCTTGCGCAGGTTGCTCTCATCAGCGTCTCGGCCGCGGGCATCATGTGGCGAGCAGTTGACCGCCTCATTCATGGCAGCCCCACACAGGCCATGGCCGACGGGATTGCGGTGTCGGTGGGCGCGATCGTGCTGACGTTCGGCCTGCTATGGTATCAGCGGCAGGTCATCGAACGCACCGGATCGGTCGCGATCAAGACGGACAACGTCCATTATAAGTCCGACCTGTTCCTCAATGGCTCGGTCATCATTGCGCTTGTTCTCGATCAGGCGCTCCATGTCGCCGGCGCCGACGCGCTCTTCGGAATTGCCATTGCCCTATGGCTCATGTGGGGTGCGTGGCGGGCGTCGAGCGAGGCGATTCACCAGCTGATGGATCGCGAATGGCCCGAGGAGGAACGCGAGGAATTTCTCGCTGCAGCGGCCGAATATCCTGAATTTTCGGGCCTCCATGACCTGCGATCCCGCAAGAGCGGCACGCTTCGTTTCGTCCAGTTCCATGTCTGGGTTCCGGCGCACTGGACCGTGCAGGAAGCGCATGACCGGCTCGATCGGGCCGAGGAGGAATTACAGAAACGCTTCCCGCATACGGAAATCCTGATTCACGTCGATCCGGAAGGACAGACGGACCGCGAGACGCTCTTGCCGCAGGAAATCACGGAGCAGGCAGGTTGA
- the pdxH gene encoding pyridoxamine 5'-phosphate oxidase, with amino-acid sequence MAADPFALFDEWFAQARASESGLPEAMSVATADATGQPSSRMVLLKGHGPDGFVFFTNVESDKGEQLAQNPKAALLFHWKSLGRQVRIEGAVEPVTEAEADAYFSSRLRDSQLGAWASDQSRPMDRRETFQQRFEEAEQRFEGQDVPRPEYWSGYRVIPHRIEFWTERPYRLHERRLFKRDDDSWTEGLLYP; translated from the coding sequence ATGGCCGCCGACCCGTTTGCATTGTTCGATGAGTGGTTTGCGCAAGCCCGCGCGAGCGAAAGCGGCCTGCCCGAAGCAATGAGCGTCGCCACCGCCGACGCGACCGGGCAACCATCCTCACGCATGGTGCTTCTCAAGGGCCACGGCCCCGACGGCTTCGTTTTCTTCACCAACGTCGAAAGCGACAAGGGCGAGCAGCTCGCCCAGAACCCGAAGGCCGCGCTCCTCTTTCACTGGAAATCGCTGGGACGCCAGGTGCGCATCGAAGGCGCGGTCGAGCCCGTCACCGAAGCCGAGGCCGATGCATATTTCAGCAGCCGCCTGCGGGATTCGCAGCTTGGCGCCTGGGCATCCGACCAGTCGCGGCCAATGGATCGCCGCGAGACCTTCCAGCAACGTTTCGAAGAAGCCGAGCAGCGCTTCGAGGGGCAAGACGTCCCGCGCCCTGAATATTGGAGCGGCTACCGCGTCATTCCGCACCGGATCGAATTCTGGACCGAGCGCCCTTATCGCCTGCACGAGCGGCGCCTGTTCAAGCGCGATGACGACAGCTGGACCGAAGGATTGCTCTACCCGTGA
- a CDS encoding J domain-containing protein, which translates to MALDLYQRLGLKRGASEAEIKKAYRSLAKQLHPDRNKDNPNAAKRFGEITHAYDLLSDKDKRAKYDRGEIDEDGNPKMPFGSGFGGYSSGAGGGGQHPGAGYENFNFGGGGDAADLSDLFEGLFGAATGGRGGQSGGFSGFRQRGRAPQKGADVAYRLKIPFVDAVALKPQRITLGDGKTIDLKLPQGLEDGTKIRLGGKGEQGPAGRGDAIVTIEIAPHRFFTRDGNNIRLNLPVTLKEAVLGAKVKVPTADGPVMLTIPKGTTSGKVFRLKERGFADKDGKRGDQLISVEIDVPASDPDLQKFAEGWNAGGNPRASLGV; encoded by the coding sequence ATGGCTCTGGACCTGTACCAACGATTGGGACTGAAGCGCGGCGCGAGCGAGGCCGAGATCAAGAAGGCCTATCGCAGCCTTGCGAAGCAGCTTCACCCGGACCGCAACAAGGACAATCCGAACGCGGCGAAGCGCTTCGGCGAGATTACCCACGCGTACGATCTGCTGTCCGACAAGGACAAGCGCGCGAAATACGACCGCGGCGAGATCGACGAAGATGGCAACCCGAAGATGCCGTTCGGCTCCGGGTTCGGCGGCTATTCGAGTGGTGCGGGCGGCGGTGGCCAGCATCCTGGCGCGGGCTACGAGAATTTCAATTTCGGCGGAGGCGGCGATGCGGCCGACCTCAGCGATCTTTTCGAAGGCCTGTTCGGCGCTGCGACCGGCGGCCGAGGCGGGCAGAGCGGCGGCTTCAGCGGCTTCCGCCAGCGCGGGCGCGCCCCGCAGAAGGGCGCGGATGTTGCATATCGCCTCAAGATCCCTTTCGTCGACGCGGTCGCGCTCAAGCCGCAGCGGATTACGCTTGGCGATGGCAAGACAATCGACCTGAAGCTTCCGCAGGGGCTTGAGGACGGCACCAAGATCCGGCTTGGCGGCAAGGGCGAGCAGGGACCGGCCGGGCGCGGCGATGCGATCGTGACGATCGAGATCGCGCCCCACCGGTTCTTCACCCGCGACGGCAACAACATCCGCCTCAACCTACCGGTGACGCTCAAGGAAGCGGTGCTTGGCGCCAAGGTGAAGGTGCCCACGGCCGACGGACCCGTCATGCTGACGATCCCTAAGGGCACGACCTCGGGCAAGGTGTTCCGGCTGAAGGAGCGTGGCTTTGCCGACAAGGACGGCAAGCGCGGCGACCAGCTGATCAGCGTGGAGATCGACGTGCCGGCAAGCGACCCCGATCTGCAGAAGTTCGCGGAAGGCTGGAACGCCGGTGGCAACCCGCGCGCGAGCCTAGGGGTCTAG
- a CDS encoding YihY/virulence factor BrkB family protein, with translation MRDISPASPEARRKRLASMRAAFGTEVEEKLKPHVTVWEVVKRVAIGVYNDGFIHAGNLAYLSIVALFPFFIVAAAVAHLLGQSQDAMLTVTNVLRRLPPDVAATLREPVLEVLTIRTGNLLWFGAIVGLWTATSFVETIRDILRRAYGVKYCAPFWEYRLGSILLILGAVLLLMVAFAASASLTIVRHFIFEWFPMAQGLAGTLGLYRFVPGITLYFTFYVLFLALTPARYRKRDCRKWPGALLITAWWLATVEILPDAISLFGGYSRTYGSLAGVMIALIFFFVVGLGVVIGAELNAALAESGATALKGEIYTGPYTDELEVEEPQPGEDVKPELQPEGPQL, from the coding sequence ATGCGCGACATTTCGCCTGCCTCGCCGGAAGCACGGCGGAAGCGCTTAGCGAGCATGCGCGCGGCCTTCGGAACGGAGGTCGAAGAAAAGCTCAAGCCGCACGTGACTGTTTGGGAAGTGGTCAAGCGCGTCGCGATCGGCGTCTATAACGACGGCTTCATCCACGCCGGCAACCTCGCTTACCTTTCGATCGTCGCGCTGTTTCCCTTCTTCATCGTCGCCGCGGCGGTCGCGCATTTGCTCGGCCAGAGCCAGGACGCCATGCTGACGGTGACGAACGTCCTCCGGCGCCTTCCGCCGGATGTCGCCGCGACGCTACGCGAGCCCGTGCTGGAAGTGCTGACGATCCGCACCGGCAATCTGCTCTGGTTCGGCGCAATCGTCGGTCTGTGGACGGCGACAAGCTTCGTCGAGACGATCCGCGACATCCTGCGCCGCGCTTATGGCGTGAAATATTGCGCGCCATTTTGGGAGTATCGGCTCGGGTCGATCCTGCTAATCCTCGGTGCGGTGCTTCTGCTGATGGTCGCGTTCGCCGCCAGCGCTTCGCTGACCATCGTCAGGCATTTCATCTTCGAATGGTTCCCCATGGCGCAGGGGCTGGCCGGCACGCTCGGGCTTTATCGCTTCGTGCCTGGCATCACGCTCTATTTCACTTTCTACGTGTTATTCCTGGCCTTGACGCCGGCGCGCTACCGCAAGCGCGACTGCCGCAAGTGGCCGGGTGCTTTACTGATTACCGCGTGGTGGCTGGCGACGGTGGAGATCCTGCCGGACGCGATTAGCTTGTTCGGCGGCTACAGCCGCACTTACGGCAGCCTTGCGGGCGTGATGATCGCGCTCATTTTCTTCTTCGTCGTCGGGCTTGGCGTCGTCATCGGCGCGGAGCTGAACGCGGCGCTGGCGGAAAGCGGCGCCACCGCGCTAAAGGGCGAAATCTACACCGGGCCGTACACCGACGAGCTTGAAGTCGAGGAGCCGCAACCCGGTGAAGACGTGAAACCAGAATTGCAGCCTGAGGGGCCTCAACTTTGA
- the fabI gene encoding enoyl-ACP reductase FabI, producing MTGLMQGKRGLIMGLANDRSLAWGIARAVAEQGGELAFSYQGEALEKRVRPLAAELGSDLLVDCDVSSMEALDDAFAHLKSKWDSIDFVVHAIGYSDKNELRGKFVDTTMDNFLMTMNISVYSFVAVAQRARVMMTNGGSLLTLSYYGAEKVIPHYNVMGVAKAGLETSVKYLAADLGRENIRVNGISAGPIKTLAASGIGDFRYIMKWNEYNSPLRRNVTIEDVGGAGLYLLSDLASGVTGEIHHVDAGYNVVGMKAEDAPDISTV from the coding sequence TTGACCGGACTAATGCAAGGCAAGCGCGGGTTGATCATGGGGCTTGCCAATGATCGTTCGCTTGCGTGGGGAATCGCGCGCGCCGTCGCCGAACAGGGCGGCGAGCTGGCCTTTTCCTACCAGGGCGAGGCGCTCGAAAAGCGTGTGCGCCCGCTGGCGGCGGAACTTGGGTCGGACCTTCTCGTCGATTGCGACGTCAGCAGCATGGAAGCGCTCGACGACGCGTTCGCGCATTTGAAGTCGAAGTGGGATTCGATCGACTTCGTCGTCCACGCGATCGGTTATTCCGACAAGAATGAGCTTCGGGGAAAGTTCGTCGACACGACGATGGACAACTTCCTGATGACCATGAATATCTCGGTCTACAGCTTCGTCGCCGTTGCCCAGCGCGCGCGGGTGATGATGACCAACGGCGGCTCGCTGTTGACGTTGAGCTATTACGGCGCCGAGAAAGTCATCCCTCACTATAACGTGATGGGCGTCGCCAAGGCTGGGCTGGAAACGTCGGTGAAATATCTGGCGGCGGATCTCGGCCGCGAAAATATTCGCGTGAACGGTATTTCGGCTGGACCGATCAAGACGCTCGCCGCGAGCGGCATCGGCGACTTCCGCTACATCATGAAGTGGAATGAATATAATTCGCCGCTTCGCCGCAACGTCACCATCGAGGACGTTGGCGGGGCGGGGCTCTACCTGCTCAGCGATCTCGCGTCCGGTGTTACCGGCGAGATCCACCACGTCGATGCGGGCTACAACGTCGTCGGCATGAAGGCCGAGGACGCGCCGGACATCTCGACGGTCTGA
- a CDS encoding acylphosphatase, with protein sequence MARVARHVRVTGRVQGVFFRAWTRDEARSIGVCGWVGNCDDGAVEAHIEGEEELVDELISRMREGPPQARVFDMKIDEATDENSSRFEVRH encoded by the coding sequence ATGGCCAGGGTCGCCCGGCATGTTCGCGTGACCGGGCGCGTGCAGGGCGTCTTCTTCCGCGCATGGACTCGCGACGAAGCACGCTCGATCGGGGTGTGCGGGTGGGTCGGCAATTGCGACGACGGTGCCGTAGAAGCGCATATCGAAGGCGAAGAAGAATTGGTCGATGAGTTAATCAGCCGCATGCGCGAAGGCCCGCCGCAGGCACGCGTGTTCGACATGAAGATCGATGAAGCGACGGACGAAAATTCCAGCCGCTTCGAAGTGCGGCACTAG